ATCTCCGTCTGCGGAAACGGGTTGAAGTAGAGAAGATAGACCAGCGCGATGGATTCGCCGACAAAGACGCGCCGCGCCGGCTCCGCGCAAAGCGAGCGCTCGACATTGAATTTTTCGGTCAGCACGCGCGCCGCCCGGTGCGGATGGTTCTTCTGCGGATTGGGATGTCCAAAGATGATGGCGTCGGGTCCCAGTCGGCCGAGATCGACGCGCGACAGGCCCGCCGATTCAATGACGACCGTGGCGCCCCGCACATTGATGAGCTTCGTGCGCATGAGTTCGAAATCGGGGTAATCGCGGAAGGAGGCGACGCGGCTCACCTTGCGGCCCTCCAGCCAGGCGCCAAGCCTGCGATATTCGAAGAATGTGTAGAGCGTGCTGTCGGGCGCGTAGTTATCGAGGTTGAAGTTCCTCGGACTGTCCCGCAGCGTGTCGAGACCGTCGTCGAGATAATGCACCGCGCGCGCGGCCGCGGCCGCCTGCAGCACCGGCGGCGGATGGATGTGATGCGGCAGATAGACGACGCCGACGGATCTGAAGCGGATCAGCAGATTGAGAAGCCGATAGGCCTTTGCGCTGAAGCCCATTTGCAGCGCATGACGCGTCGGCTTCGTGATGAGCCTGACATCGTCGTAGATGATCAACGACAGACCACGCCTCGCAAGGGCATGCGCGATCGAATAGGAAATGGCGTTATAGCAAATATAGATATCCATTGCCGCCCGACGCCGTCTCCTGTCGCGCGACCCGCCGCCGCGACAGTTCATGATTGCAACCGACAGTCTATCCGGCGCGGCCGCGCGATTCTAGATGATGCCGGCGCGCAGCAGCTGCCGCATGTTGATGGCTCCGACGACGCGCCTGTCGCCATCGATGACCGGAAGCGCGGAAACTTTCTGATTTTCCATCAGATTGACCGCTTCCACGGCAAGCTGGCCGTCTTCCACAGACGAGAAATTCCGGATCATCACATCGTCGATGAGGGCCGTCTTTATGTCGAGGTCGCGGTCGAGGCAGCGACGAAGGTCGCCATCCGTGAAGACGCCGACGGCGCGCCGCGCGTCGTCAGTCACGATCAGAAAGCCCATGCCGCCTTTCGACATGAGAAACAGCGCATCCCGCACCGGGATGTTCGGGCTGACGATGGGCGCCTGCTCGAATGGCGTCATCACATCGGCGATGGTGACGAGGAGGCTGCGGCCGAGCTTTCCATGCGGATGCGTCCGCGCGAAATCGTCGCGCGTGAAGCCATTGGCCTTGAGCAGGCAGATGGCGAGCGCGTCGCCCAGCGCCAGCGCCAGCGTCGTGCTCGACGTCGGCGCCAGTCCGAGCGGACACGCCTCCTCCGGCACGGATGTGTCAATCACGAGCTCCGCGTGGCGCGCGAGATCGGAGGCGAGCCCTCCGGTCATTGCTGCGAGCTTGACGCCGTGGCGCTTGAAATAGGGAAGGATGCGCAAAAGCTCGTCGGTCTGGCCCGACTGCGAAATGGCCAGCACGATATCGGCCGGCGTGATCATGCCGAGATCGCCGTGCCCCGCTTCGGCCGGATGCACGAAAAACGACGGCGTTCCGGTGCTCGCCAGCGTCGCCGCGATCTTGTTGGCGATATGGCCGGACTTGCCCACGCCCATGACCACGACGCGCCCATGCGGCGGGCGCGACCGGATCATCTCCACCAGACCCGAAAAGGACGGACCGAGATTTTTCTTGGCGGCGTCGAGCGCCTTGATCTCGATGTCGATCGTTCTCAGCGCATTTTCGAGATGGTTCATTTCTTGGCGGCTGCGACCTGATCGCGCTGGAGACAGAAGGTCATCTTCGCGTTTTCCGCGCGCCACTCGTCGGAGAAGTCAACCTTGCTGTATTCGGTGAAGTAAGGGCCGCCAATGGTCCAATGCACATTTTTCACGTCCGCCGGCGGCTCGTCATATTCGCCGACGAGCCAGTTCCAGCGCACATTGAGTTCGCCAATGTCGGCGTCGTCGAGCCACAAGAAGCGATGCAGCTCCATGGGCGACGCCGTATTGACGAAGTCAGGCGTCACCGCGCGGTTTTTCTCGTGCCCGCAATTCCAGAGAACGACGGACGACCAGTTCTTGCGCGGATATTTGTGCTGAACCGTGTTGAGATATTTGATCTCGCATTTGGGGTCGTAGTCGTGCTTCACGACATAGACGGCCTTGTCCGGCTGTTCCTCCACGACGTCGAAAATCTCGCACACATCGGTGCGCAACAGCATGTCGCAATCGAAGAACAGGGCGAGGCCCTGATAATTACTCAGATGCGGCACGAGGAAACGCGTGAAGGAAAACTCGTTCGACTGCTTGGGGTCGCGCGCGCGCGTGTAGACGTCGCGCAGATTGGCCAGATTGACCGGCACGATGGCGACGGGCCGGCTGCTGCGCTCGTAGATCGAATGCGCCATCGTGTGCCAGGCTACGCTTTCGACCGGATCGTAGCCAATGAAGATCTTTACGACGCTATCGTGCATGACGCCTTCCTGATGAGCTGGAGCGCGCTGCGCCGAACGGAACCCGTTCAGCGGACGAAACGAACCTGACGCCGCGACGCGATACGATCTCTCGGCCGGCGGGCGGCGCATGTCGTCGGGGAGCCTTGGAGCGACAGCACGCAGATCATTTCAAAATCTCGTTGAAGCTTATCCTGCCTTCGCCTGCGAGTTGCAAGCGACTCAGCATATTATCAGGTTCAAGCCTGACTGGGCGACGCCCTTTCCGTTTTTTGTCCCTGTCTGGCGAATTCCCGTCTTGCCGATGGCGCGGGCGATGGGATTTCCTCGTCGCAATTCGGCAGGGAGGTGCAGAGCGTGCGCAATCGGGAGAACAAAGCCCGCCCCGTAATCGCCACCGCCTCGGCGGCGGCGGCGTTTCTGCTGGCTGGCCATATCTATCTCCACCTCGGCGATTACACGGCCGAACGGGGGCTCGCCGCACTTGTTCAGATGGCGGGGATCTGCGCCGCCTTCGGGGCCATGGTCTTTCTCATTCTCGAGACCACGCGCGACGCCCTCGAGCGCATTTTCCCGGGTGACTGAAAAGCCACAGGGACGCAAAAGCTGCTCCAGAGGGCCGCGCCCGCGCTTGTGCGCGTTAAGAATTCGAGAGCAAATTTGTCGGCAGGATACGCTGCGACCTCTGCTTCCGAAGAGACGGCCACATGCGACAAGCCTATGCGCTTCTCCCTGGCTTGATCATGACCCTCCTCGCCGATGGCGCGGTGGCGGCGCGCCTCGGTTACGCTCACGCCTCCTGCCTGAGCCAGACAATCGCGCCTCATGACGCGATTTCCGCCTGCACCGCGGTCCTGCAGAAGTTTCACACCCAGACGGAGGTCTTTGTTCGTCGCGCCGCCGCTTTCATGGAGATCGGCGCCTTCGATTACGCCGTCGGCGATCTCAGCCGCGCCATTCGGCTCGATCCGGGCGGCGCTCTCGCTTACGAGCTGCGCGGCCTCGCTTATGAATTGCAGGGCCGCCCGGCCGAGAGCCTCGAGGATTATCGGACCGCCCGCGCGCTCGGACGCGCCGACTCCGGCCTCGAGTCTGCGATCCTGCGGGTGACGGCGGCATTGGAGCCGCCGCCGGTCGTCGCCGCGTCCCTCGACGCCGAGGCGACGCCCCTGCCCCCCGCCGCCTCCCAGGCCCTGTCCGTGGCGCCCGAGCAGCCGGCGCGCGCGGCGGACGGCTGGCTCATCGCCGTCTGTCTTCTTCTCACAAGCGCCGCCCTCGCCGCGCGTCCCAGCCGGCGACGCGGCGACGCGGTTGTAACGTAAGCAGATTTCTTCAACAGCGGCGCCGGCGGCGCGGGAGGCGCGGCGAGACCAAATGACGACTGCGATGTGCGCTCCCGCACATCGAAGGGGACGGCCTGTCGCTATGTTGCACGCATCGACGAAGCGACAGGAGAAAGGTCATGTCAGACTCGAGCTATTATCCTCCCCTCCACGGAGAGTCCGCCCGCCGCCAGTTCAGGGTCTCGCTTTTCATGGTGATCGCGCTTGCGCTCGCGGCGCTGCTCGCGGGTTTTGTCACGCCGTCGGGATGGACGAAATCGGCGTCGGCGCGCGCGCATGATGACGGCTTCGTGGGCCGCCTCGTCGCGCAAGGCGAATGACGCCCGGCGCCGGTTAACGGCGCCGGACGGATTTGACGAAAATTTTACTCAAAAACCAGTTTGCGTCGGGTAATCGCCCGAACGTCCCAATGACAGCGATTTTGGCGGTCACTTTCACGCTCACGGCCCTTTGGCGGGCCGGATGAACCAAACGCCGCCGCCCTATTGCGAGGAAGCGACATGTCGCACGCCTATCTGATTGAAATCGAGCAGGACACGGTAGGACTGATCATTCGCGAGGCGGAAGGCTACCGCTTTTACGCCACGCGCCGTTCGCTGCGGGGCCTGCAACCCGATCTGTTCGACACGGCGACGGCCGCGCATCGCGCCGTGCTCCATATGCATGGGCCGACGGAGGCGACGTGTTCGAGCATGGTCCCGCTGCATCGTCCGGCGCAGGCGGAATAAACAGAATCGTTCAGGGAGTGTCGAGATGTGGGAATCAAAGGCGAGAGAAATCCTCTGCGGCCGGATCGCGGCGCAGGCGCAGGATCATCTGTTGAGACACTATGGGAAGATTGGCCCGGCGGCCGTCGCCGCCGCGCTCGACGCCGGCGCGCAGACGGCGCAGCGCGTGATGACGGAAGCGGCGCA
The DNA window shown above is from Methylocystis echinoides and carries:
- a CDS encoding KpsF/GutQ family sugar-phosphate isomerase, with amino-acid sequence MNHLENALRTIDIEIKALDAAKKNLGPSFSGLVEMIRSRPPHGRVVVMGVGKSGHIANKIAATLASTGTPSFFVHPAEAGHGDLGMITPADIVLAISQSGQTDELLRILPYFKRHGVKLAAMTGGLASDLARHAELVIDTSVPEEACPLGLAPTSSTTLALALGDALAICLLKANGFTRDDFARTHPHGKLGRSLLVTIADVMTPFEQAPIVSPNIPVRDALFLMSKGGMGFLIVTDDARRAVGVFTDGDLRRCLDRDLDIKTALIDDVMIRNFSSVEDGQLAVEAVNLMENQKVSALPVIDGDRRVVGAINMRQLLRAGII
- a CDS encoding glycosyltransferase; amino-acid sequence: MHDSVVKIFIGYDPVESVAWHTMAHSIYERSSRPVAIVPVNLANLRDVYTRARDPKQSNEFSFTRFLVPHLSNYQGLALFFDCDMLLRTDVCEIFDVVEEQPDKAVYVVKHDYDPKCEIKYLNTVQHKYPRKNWSSVVLWNCGHEKNRAVTPDFVNTASPMELHRFLWLDDADIGELNVRWNWLVGEYDEPPADVKNVHWTIGGPYFTEYSKVDFSDEWRAENAKMTFCLQRDQVAAAKK